In the genome of Leishmania major strain Friedlin complete genome, chromosome 22, the window TCTGGCACCTTCACGTCGCTCATGAAGCGCTGCGCGAGATTCTCGATGACtatgccgtcgctgccggcgaagaaggcgagcACATGCTTGATGAAGTGCCGCTCCCCGTCGTTCAGCGTTGCCCAGTCCTTCATGTCGTTGCCCAGGTCGATCTCCTCGACCGTCCAGATGCAGCTCTCCTGCTCCTTGTACTTGCGCCAGATGTCATGGTACTGGATTGGGAAGAGAACGTAGCGGAACGGgttctcctgctgcagcggctcctcctctgcgttCGTCCCTTCGGCAACCTTgtccgccggcagcacctcggcgCCAGCCGCAACTGGTTTCGTGACAAGATCCTCCGCGGTCGACGGGTTTGACACgccggccgcctcgccggaCGGCCGCGCAACCTccgtctccgcctcctccgtgcgcgcacgcttcgcaggcgcagcgcacgtaTCCATCGCCTTCGGCTCGCTAGACATCTCTCGCTCAAGATCGGGTACGAGGTGGTGGATGGTTGGTTAGGTACACctgcgggtgtgggtgcctTCTTCTTTCTCTATGATAGTGACGGCTTGTGTATATGGGCGTGTGATGGTGATGTACTACCTCTAGGAATGtgagcgcgcacgcacaaccTGTGGTAGAAtggtttgtgtgtttgtgtgcggggggagggagggggtcgTGTTAGTGAGAAAGGCGAGTTGACAGTGATGTCAGCTGTCGTGGATCAAGGACAGGCAAGCGCCACGGTGGATGAAGAAAGGGGAGGAGCAAAGTATccgagagaaagaagaaacAGTCTTGAAGTGGGCAAAGGGCGACGCAGACAACGTGAAGGCTGTGCGCTTCCGCTGATGTGATGATGAAAGTGACCGGTGTGGATGTCATCGCTGCGCGGCTCAGCATCGCGCCTTATCCCGGAAAGCCGATCTAAGGGAGAgatgcgcgctgccgagTCGCTGCAAGACTCGCGCAGGAGGTCCGTCGTCTTCGTGCCGCGGTTGCGTCCCCTCGCTTTTCAGACGGGGTCATGTCGATACGCGCCTCTTGTGGCGACCACTACGCACCGTCGGGTgggagcgtgtgcgcgccagACATTcgagtttttttttctctcttgcgCACCGCCCTCACGCCCCccccagacacacacacacacacacacacacacacacactttttTCTACTTTTTCCTTCCGCTTTCTCGCTCGAATTGTTTTGTGGATGCTCTCGAGACACGCATGCGTGAAACCCACGCCTTGCCGTGCTGCtgagcgccagcagcggacCACACACCAACTACCTCGCACATAGACAAGCATGCAGACACGTCGTTGGTGGAGTCCCCGGCCAGGTACGTCAACAAAGTGGTACCACACTCCGACGACCACGCAACCCAGTGACCTGCTCAGCAAGGAGCTCACGCGAGGGAAGACGAGGACGGAGGGACACGAGAGGAATCCAAAGAGCGGAAGACAAATCAGCATGACGAAACTGACTCGAGACaagcacacatgcacgcggGCTGCGTGTAGGCAGCCCAGCTTCATTGGCAAGGTgcccgccgcggccgccaccccccTTCACAAGCCGCCCACACCAAAATGCGCGCACTGCTCATACTCTCGCTGGTGCGTTGCAGCATTGAgaggcgagcgagcgagggaaGACAGAGGAGTACGTACGCTCGACAacacgctggcggcgcgcacCTGTGCATCTCTCCGGGTACAAGAGACGCACGGGTGTGAGGCGGACGTGTGCGGTGACAGTCTTGTGAGGGCATGACATGACaaggagggagaaagagaatGAGCGCCAGCGTGTACAACATCCGAatgcagcacacacgcacgcacgcctacAGAAAAACGAAGCGGAGGTGCTTTTCTCGCGTTGCCTCGCCGGAGACACGCGAGAAGAGGTGGCGAGACAACGCGCCAGAGAGAACAGCCAATAGACACGCCACCACACTACACAcaacgcgcgtgtgcatgcacCCACAGACCCTCCCCCTAACGGGCTGCCATCACCGCTGCACCGGTCGCCTCACCGTATGAGAGGCGGCTTCTCCAGCGGCAGAGCGCACGTCTCCGCCGAAGGTGTTTTCCAGCAAGTAACCAAGGTACAGGAAACCGTCGGCGTTGCGGTAGCGCTCGTAGAGGTCGCCGAGAAGCGAGTTTCCAGGCACGAGCACGTCATTCTCCCCAACGGAGAGAAACAACGACTGGCAGCTGTCCAAGGCCAGGCGACCTCGCAAAGTCAGAATTACCTCCGCCACGGACTTGGAGCGCAGCAAGATGCACTTGAGTGTACTCTTCGCTGAGGGGGAGGTGAAGGCTGATGCAAGCGAGGACGCCGTGACACCCGCACCGGCGCGGCCACTGGAGGAGAGCTGCCCGTGCCGTGCGTAGCCACCGAAACCGCCTGCTGAGCCAGCGGACGACTTGGACTCCCCGTGCagggagggcggcgacggcgacagtCGCAGATGGCTCTCCGTCGGCTCTACAATGACGGGAACCGTGCTGGCGCCGTATAACCTGAGCATTTTCTTGGATAGCAGGCAGCGGTGTTCGAAGGAGTGCATGTACTGATAGTGGgtgcgaggtggcggcggcggctgtggtggCGCGTGCATGCTAGTGAGTTGTGACGAAGTAGTGAGTGGCGGTGACACGGACGGCGCGAGGcacggcggcgtcagcgTTGACGAGGGGCTCTGCAACGCATGAAGGCCTCGTCCACGCGATACCGCGACGCTGGCGGACGTTTGGGAATGCCCTTTCAggcgcgcggctgcgtcagAAGATGGTGCGGAGCCAGACACAGTGGACTGGCTAAGCTTCCCCGTTCCCGTCAGCTCTTGCACCGCGCCTTGCAGAGAGGGTAgacgtgtgctgctgctggtcgTGGTGCTGCAAGAGAAGGAGTGGATGGGTGAGAGGGCCCGGGAGCTTTTGTCGGAGGATGTCACCGCCtcgtcttttgttttctgtaGACTCGTTCGGGAGAGAGTGGAGGAGACAGCCCTGTTCCCGCTCTGGCGATGGCCGTCGTCCTCCGCGTCATCGCCGCACTCGCACGGTGACACATACGGCGCGGATGAaaaggatgaggaggagggcggtggcgacggtgaatgtggtgccgcggcgtcgcccaGCG includes:
- the ATG12 gene encoding putative ATG12/APG12 translates to MHAPPQPPPPPRTHYQYMHSFEHRCLLSKKMLRLYGASTVPVIVEPTESHLRLSPSPPSLHGESKSSAGSAGGFGGYARHGQLSSSGRAGAGVTASSLASAFTSPSAKSTLKCILLRSKSVAEVILTLRGRLALDSCQSLFLSVGENDVLVPGNSLLGDLYERYRNADGFLYLGYLLENTFGGDVRSAAGEAASHTVRRPVQR